Genomic window (Toxotes jaculatrix isolate fToxJac2 chromosome 10, fToxJac2.pri, whole genome shotgun sequence):
cttGTTGGTTAATTAAATCTGtaattttctttgtctcttatTTCGTTTGCATGTGTCTTGATACTTGTTCAAATTCATCCTGGCAATATCACTTGACTTGTGCCATGACTTTTGATCCTACACATTTTGCCATGGTAACCATATCATTCCTGTTCCCCCTCCTTCCCGCCCACATCCTCGTCCTCTGTCTTTCGTCTGACTCGCCTGAATAAAAGTTCCCATGATGCACGGTGCCACCACCTCCACTGTTTCGTCGGCCTCGACCCCAGTCACCAATGTTCCTTTCGCTGAATCTGCCGCCTCGAATCAGGTTtgctctttcatttcagttctctTTTATTTTAGCTCTGTAGTTTCTGAGTCTTTTTTCATCTGGTTAAACACCTGCTTGTAGTGTGACAGGTATTCTGTTCACATTTCATCTGTCTTCATCACTTCTGAGTCTATTGTGATGTgagcaaatgaaaacagaatttattttgaGTTGTATCTTGAAATAGGTAACTGTAATTGAACCATATCATTACTCATGATCTGTTCCCATCCTCATTGTTGTTCTGTGGAATCTACAGACATAAAGTGTGTGGTCTGGCAACCCTGCTGTAATTTAAATACAAtaattcttctttttatttcagtgaatTTCCCTCTACATACAGTCTATAACATTTCAGCAGGGGAATTTAGCAGCTGAGTTACAGAAGAAAATACTTGCAGTAATCATTGTGgcatttttaaagacaaaaggtGACATAAATTACCCATATATAAGCAGCTTTTAAATTCTAAAGCTCTAtttgaaaagaaacagcaacaggtTATTTCTTTTCAATGCATTTGACTGTTTGTTTCATCTTATTCACTCACTCCTGAACTAAATGTAATAATCCAAAATAGACTGttgactgtgtttgtttgtgaaatgGTCTGGTCTGAGAAGGATTGTGATTGGTTATTTGTCAAGCAGAACGAATGTCTGCTTTTAATATTAGCCATTAAAAACTAAAGCctgttaaattttattttctatcaaGCAGCAAAATTTCTATATACTGTAAAATACAGTGATTGACCTTAAtacataaaaaacacttttatagTGGGGCTCGTTTTTCCTCCATTTAGAAAGCAACTTTAtctgctgttcatttttgtATGTTATGACAACTTCCACAGACTTAAACATTGGCCAAGCTCCATGATGTATCACAGtaaacatgcaaacaagcatcacttttgtttttgtcagtattTCTGTTATCACAGGATTTTACAATGCCCACTCAAGCTCACTTACTGCAAATGACCTGAAAACCACAGGAGATAAATCAggatttttgtgtatttgctaCAACGACAAATCCAGTTGCAGTGCAAAAtggttttgcattttttattctgtctgcCTAGggtctgaatgttttctgtccTAAATGAAgaaacaattgttttttttttttttggggggggggggggggcacttgCTTTGgtcataattttaaaaagtgaatatGGTCATGTTTAAACCGAATTGTTGAAATCTGGAAAAAACTGGCTTTTTACTTTGTGAATATTTTTCACACTAACTTCATCTTATAGAAAAATCTCCTGCTGAAGGTTATTAAAAGATGTTTGTGTCAGGTTGAACTTAccgctcctcctctctccctgctctctctctttctctctctgtctcctccagtaGATCCCTCAGAGCTTCTGACTTCTGATCCAGTGGGGCTCCAGTGCGTTCCAATGGAAACCCATTTCTGTCCCGTCCCCAAACTGCTGATGGCGGCTCCAGTGGCGCTCAACTCAGTAAGCCTTTCCCGAAACCCCAGTTAAAGTCCCTGAAACGTGCGCAGCACCAGGGCGGTCATCTTTCTGAATGCAGCAAACATGTGCCTCACCTACAGTGCACACTGACTGAGTGGCAATGTGAAACTTCTTATGAGATGTTATGTAAGTAGTAAAGCTGCGATGGTTCACGCAATACAAGCCTGGACGTATTACTGTTGCTTTAAAACAGCCATCCTGATGCATATTGACTCGATCAGGCTGAGCAATAGAGCTCCCTCGTTCTTACAGCCATACATGCCCACACCTTAAGAGTGcagcagacacatgcacacgaacacacacacaaacaaacacatacacatttaaGACTAAAAGCCCTTTATGGGTTGGAGCCATCACATGCGGCGACCCAACACATTTGACTGTTCCAAAGTCAGAAACTCTGAAAAGTAAATTCTGGAAATTCAGACCATTCAGGCGGCACCTGTGGACCTGCTGCCTGGTCTACAACCATTACGTGTTGTCAAAATGAAAGCGTGTTTCATATCATGTCTTGTTTACGTTTCAAGATGGCTACAAATGTAACATTCGTGTTGTACCATGTTATACCATTCAATTCGTTCTCATGGTCTCATCTTGCCTGATGAAACGTCAGTGTGTTGTTAATTTGTTTGTGCCTTTGATTTGTCagctcagctgcagaggagactTAGTTTCCCAAAATAATTCAATACACTTAACAGCGTACAGCAAAAGATGTTATTTGCAATTAAAGGCAATATCTGTTGTAACAAAAATGCTGTGGAGTAGCCCTTAGTTCCTGTTGTAAGAAAATCTCGTAATTACAGTGATCACCACTTGATATTGTTTCATAAGTGCTGAGTATGATTTAAATCGGTTTTTGTCCCCAGTTTCATAGTCAGTATCTAGTACTTACTGGATAACAGCAGCAAATGAGACATTACTTTTGTCATTACTTACATTTTATGCAATTACCTTAAAAAAACTGACAGGGTGACATAAAATTAGGATACAGTCACACCTATCCTAAAGGAGATGAGTTGAGAGATTTTTCAGAATGTGGCTCTTAATTTGGATTTATAATAACTGGATTTAAGACACAAACTGCCTTAAAGCAGGTGAGTTCTCCATGGGAAGGTCAGGCTCTGTATAACTCCACTAGTAATAGACCAGACAGCTCAAATTATTAAAACTGTTGGATTGAAGTGATGAATTATCTTGACTCATGACGTCTGATCAGTAATTGTTTCCTGCCTGTGATGGGTAATTGTCTGATGACTGAAagtttgtttgtcctgttttaACCATGACTTGatatccaaacaaaacaaaaacaaaaaacaaaacaaagaaagacaggcaCATTAAtcttcacttttttgtcataacaATGAGTCTTGGCTTCAGCCACAAACCCCAATTTTCTGTGTCCAACTTTCCTGAAATCAAGACAAAAAGATATTTGTGAGGGTCAGAGCTAAGATTACAGACTTTTATAATTGGCACTTCTTAAACTTTCACACCTGATGTCAGAAATGGAAGCTGGATTTGTTTCCTGATGTTGTGCCTGAAGTCTGTGTGTGCCAAGTGGTGGTATATGCAAGGAGCTGCCCCATTCAATGCAATACCTGAATAACTCCTCCTAAGAATTGTCTCCCTTTTAAATGCAgatatgtattttaaaaaggcagtttgtttgtgtaattGTCTCCTTTCATGCAGCTTTTGGATTGAATGAGTGGCAcaagatttttatgttttatggctCTTCAGGGAGAAAGCTTAGAACTTGAAAATGTCCTGTctgactttaaaatgtgtcGTCTTTTCTACTGATGTCTCCTTTTTGTCAAAAGTCGTCAGACTCTAAAAATTGCAGCGACAGTTGCTATAACCAGAACTGGGTTGTGGCAAAGTCAGGAGATGGAGGAATAAATCATACGTTTGATGTCTGATGGTAAAAAAATTACAAACCAGTTGGACTTCTGGTTTTCAAATGTCCGCAAGGAATTGCTCTGTTGGCGTGTAAAATTGAACGTAACGGCTTTGGAAGCTGGGCTGAAATCACTTTTATCCAAATTCAAATGTGCCTCTTTCAAGTCTCCTCAAACCACAGCTGTGAGTACACTGTAAGAACAGACCAGTGCTCAAAGATAGATGTGTTATTTGGTACATTATTATAATAGTCAGTCACATCTGTACTAGTTTCTTCTCTGAGACAGCTGTGCTGTCTTATTATTAatgtaaagaaataaatcagtgaGTTGTGTGAATAGTTAAGTGTGCTGAAAGAgacaatgaatcacatgtttGGTTAGTCGGTAAATGTAGGTAAATGCTGCAGATATTACGACATTTCCCACTgaacattattcattttaaataatgtcATTGTGTCGTGAATGTATCTAATGCAAAAACTCTATACGTGCCCTCTGAAAGACAGGCATGTGGAAATGTAATGATTCACTATATATAGACTATTTCTGGGGTCACACAGGTACCATGCTGATACTGTGTTAAGACATATTAAAGTATGTGTATTGTTATATAGATTTATATTTAATGTCAGTGGGTGGTGTGACTACTTTTAGAAATATCTTTCACTCTCAGAAAAGGTTGAGCTGAGTTGTACTTTTTAAAGTACAAATGTACATCGTTCAGGTACATTACAGTACCATTTCTTGCTGATCAGCTTTTGTACCCCAACCTTCGAAAGTAGCCAAAGTGCCCAAAATGCACCAATAAACAATGATATAATCATTGGgcaaaactgagaaaatcagcttgctacccttttttttttaacacgtTTTACTTTTACGCATGATGTGGGTTGGCCAGTTCTCCCCTGTGCTGCAGTCCTTGTTTTTGCTGACTCCAACTCTTGTTCTTGGGAGACAGTTTGCAAAAGTAACTTCCAACTGTGTTCAGTGAGGGCAAGTTGGAACCGCCACTTCAGCTGAACcattatcagtgtgtgtcccttaaaggaacagtatgcttatttgctttgtctttgtaagttagatgagaagatcaatattGCTCTCATGTGTTAAATATAAAGCCAATTAgcttaacacaaaaaaatggaGGCAGGAGAAAACAGCTAGCCTTTAGtctaaatatgacaaaatacacCTAATAACACCCCTAAAGCTCAGTGGATAAAACACTGTATCCAAGAACAGCAGTTTGTAGTTTTAGGCCAAGTTTTGTGCTGTAGCTGTTTCCTGGGGAACAACAACCAGGCGCAGTGACGTTCTGGCATCTTGTTGTTGCagtgaggttgccaggcaaccagcacTAAAGCTGGAGACGCTCTGCACAGAAGTCCTGGATGGTGGGATAAATTGTtgtttgtgaagaaaaaaagttacagGATGTAACTCTCTCTAAAACCATAATCtgtcattttgacatttaagTTTTTATAAAAAAGTAAACAAGatttaatgtgttaattaaTGAGCCAGTAGGCCAGGACTCATtttgagacacaaacacatagcattatatttttattttgaatgttttgtttttccttctgtttatttatttttctttttaagaagaATTGAGACCAGTATTCATTCTATGTGGGACATTTCATAATTAGAAAATCTACTTGTCAATGCTCTCTGGCGGGCAGTTTGGCATCTCTGTAATACAGTTTCTTTTTACTTATTGGCCAACGTGTACAGTGATACAGATTCTATAGTTCAACCAACAtaccatacagacatgagagtgatatcaatcttctctTCTAATCctcaaaaagaaagtgaatacaCGTATTctctaaaaacaaaagctgataGATTTATTTAGAATATAATTTACTTTTTATCTACATGTGTATCAAACAGTATGTAGCCTGTTATACACCTGGTAACATCTGTAAAGCAGTATATGCTGCTTTATGTTACGGACATACACTTCTCCTTTACCTCTGTTTTTGTGAGTGATTAGCAGCTATGTTTTCTCAAGTCTCTGAGGAGTTTGAATGGAAATGTTCCTCTCCTGCTCAATGACATTGATTATTAGAATGTCCAGACAATTTGTCTAAATCTTACAGCTTTGAAAGCCTAGCTTTGTCCAGCCAAGAAAACTCCTCCCTCTAGCCTTCATCTCCTCCCCCCTTCACATCATTATGCCTTCACAAACCACcgtccagctggaaaaaaaaacaatacttgATCAATAAACGGTGCCTCTTGAGGGCATTTGAATTTTTAAGTACATTTAGACCTATATGGATAAAATGCACAAGAGCGTGTTAGTTAGGGGATCTGCGGTGTGGCACGAGAAAAATTACGTTTTacctctttccctttctcattCTCTTGTACTTGATTTCCTTATATGCAAAATGCTCTGATCACTGTGTCTAGTGACCAGATCCTTTAGCATGTGGACAGTTAATTCAGTCCTGAGCATACTTTTGTTTCCCGGGGCACAAACAAAGGGCCTTATTTCTCGATCACTGTATAAAGATGTGATAGCTGTGTATAAAAATGACATGTATTAATGGTaagttaagcttttttttttaaaaaaaatctgacataaaaaaaacacagcatgaaaataaaaaaaagactcattTATACATAGTTAATAGTTTGTGTAGACcaacaaggaaaaaaagataTGAAAATCATTTGTATACAATGATGGAGTCATTGTTAATGGTAATAGTtgctgttgctatggcaacaaaatgacaacatggCTACCTTTCTATTATCCtaattgtgaatttttttcacattaattgAAATAACATACAACACTAACTTATTAAAAAGGGAATGTCTAATTAGTTTGTCTTGTTATTGCAACGTGATTAAATATTTTGTATGGAAAACTTAAATCCTTGTAATATCCAAAGGTCCTTAGGGGAGATcaggtgtttattttgttttgtttatttgactttaattgtttttgtttgttttttgttttgttttgttgttcttgtacATGGtgtttttgagaaaaaaagaatggaCTTtggcttttaaagcaaacacctATCTGTCAGGGAGGCAAAGAGGCTTTTGGACTGACTGAAAGatcttcatctttttctgtAAAATCAAACTAGTCAGCAATCCTCACAGTTCACCTCCTGCCTGCAGACTGGACAGCCCTCGCTCAGTTGTCCCTGTGTGGAGGTTTGAGTTTTCATCAGTgagttttgtttcagttttggcCAGGAGGGCGGTCCAGAAGTCTCTTCCTGCCCAGCTGTGCTGGGTGATGTTGATCCTTACTGAGgtgtaaatgaatgtgtgacGTTCACCTTGTTTGCACTTATGTACATACTGTCAAAATactcaaaatttattttgaataaatatAGATAAAAGAGTTGattaaaaaatcaaatcaatgtATTGTTAATGATATGTCTTATCATTTTATTACAGTACAAATGTTCGCTTTGAGGGGtctgttcttttgtttgtttgtttgtttttgctagAGCCCTGTTCTTCCCCAAGCATGACATTGCCTCGCTGTAAACCATGAAtggtttgctttaaaaaaagctttttgaGTTCATTAGGGGCGTTTTCTGTTCAGTAATATCTGACACTGACATCCAACAACTGAGGTGGGTCAGAAGAAATAATCAATCTGGAATATATGTAATAAACCAGTACTAACCTTATACTTATATACTCATCATAACACAAATGCAGGTGAATTCCTCTCTCCCATAATGCACCAAAATAAAGCACAGGGTAGCTCCACCTGAAGGCTGCAAAACAGCCaggaaaaaagaggagcagATAAAAATCAAACTGTAGAGGAACATGGATGTGAGAAGTGTCCACAGCATTTTAAATTCACtttaatttctgtcattttgtgaAATGGGTTATTCTTTGCTCCCTTGTTGTCATTatccaaaacaacaataaatctgAATTCTCCTCAGGATTGTCAGAATTGCAAACAACCTGGTTTTCCAATGTTATTCTTGCATCAGCAACAACATCCTTACGCAACTTTGTTCCTGCAGATTTGGACATTTGATGCTCTTCAATTGCTCTCAAAGCCAGCGATTTTGTTGCCATGGCACTTGTCCtagtggtggactgactgagtCATCCTTGGTGAATCGGTTCACAGCCCTCTGACTGTTGAATATTGACTTTCAAGTGTCTGTTCGCAGAGACAGGTCTCTGTACGATGTGTACCCAAAGCTCACCAAAGCTCCTCTACTGTGAGTCACCAGCTTCCATTATCACTGCAGCATCAATGCACAGTATGGGGAAAAGTACATGTGGAGTGGTCTTAACATACTGTGGGTTTCCAGTCATCAATAATGgaaaaagattttgtttttgttttgaaaatgatttattgtTGCCATTGTTTCAAAACAGTTTGGTTGTAATTGTGCCTTTATCATGCAAAATGTAGTTTTCCTTTTATGTTCTACATTTGAATCGACTCATAACATCACgtgttgagtgtgtgtaaaacatATCCCTTTATTTAAAATCCTCTGTTGGTGAGTCGTTAATACATTGGGTACAGTCACAGACTGAATGGCAACCTGCGGAAGGTGACGAGGGCCAAAGACTTGTTCAGGACTAAGCCATATGAAAAACTCTCTCTGACACACTAGGACAGACTTGAAAGTGACTGCTGTTTCTTAGTCACCTATTGCTTCACTCTGTTTTCTGCTTGTGGTGCTTGTATGTGCTGCTGTGCTACATGCCAATTTATTTTGCAGTGTATCGCTATTAAGAGTAAGTTACTGTGCCTATGATGAGTTCTGCGATTTCTGTTTGACctttaataaaacacataatTGTGAATCCTCTTGtagtgtgatttgttttttttttctacctgtaTGTTTATGAATGAAGGTTACATTTACAGTGTAAACAAGGGATTTATAATGAACATCTATAATGAACATAAATTGAAAcgtcacttaaaaaaaatccaatcagtTAAAGCAAGTGTTTTGATTGTTACTTGTTGAAAAGATGTAGACCACACCTTTCAGAGCCTTCCAGCTTACTGACGTGCTATAAACACCTCACTACTGATGACTAACACCTGCTACACtagtctgtgttttttatttgaatgagaGACTGAGAGTCTGAGAATGAGAGTGAATGAGTGATAGAGCCCAGATCTATGCTCTTCCAAGAAGACACTGATGAGCAACAGTAACATGAAGCATAAAAAAAGTTTCATAACAAGCAACAGCAGGGGTCGCCACTAAGCACTGACACATTTGCACATACCACTACCATTTaactaatttctttttttcccttttttttttttaccggaCCAATGTAAAAATTCATTGTACTAGATATGATTAAAACCTCATTTTCATCTGTGGTCCCCCAAGAGAGCTGTGGTGAATTAAAGCCTTACACCTTTAAAAACAGATacgacaaaacagaaaaacaatagTAGTTTACAGCTAAGAAACATGCCATCAGTAATCGCAGTATCAATTAAAATTTTATTGagttttaaaatcaattttatAAGTTCGTTACATAAAAAGTAACAGTGCTGTAATGTTTGAAGAAAccctctttttttaatgtctgtttgctgtgaggGGCTGTATTTGCTCAGACCCCTGTTCCTAAACATCTCCCTATGTACAGGCTCGCAGAAAGgaagcttttattctgaaacagTCCCACCGGACGTCTCGCTCTCGTTAGCGGAAGCAAAGCTGTTAGCTTCAGGAAACCCGCTGGtggaaaaagcttttctttctgtaatcAAACCATCACAGCACGGAGTCTACCACACTCTGGAGCCCCAACAAACTGCAGCCAATGGACCCTCGGAGTATAATAGTGAATCTGAGGGTGGTCCGTCGATAGCACGTCTGGCTGCCGAGGCACCGGGCCGGAACCAGAACCAGGCCCGGACCGACGGACAGACATAACCAGCACTGCGTTTCGCGACGCCGGCGGGCtggtgtgtgttcgtgtgtcgGAATTGGCATGCTGTCTGTAGGGGAAGTGTAACGTGTATCACCGTGACTTGCTGTCTGTAGATAGGCAGCAAGTCCCCGCTGCCGGTGGTCGATGTAGAGGCTTGAGGCTCGAGCATGGGACAGCAAGCTAGCTTTACTGCTAGCTAACACCGGAGTCAACGGTCATCAACTTCTACCCGCTAAGTATGAGCGGTAGACTTGGGTTTAGTGAGTGAAGAGGGGTTATTTTACATCGTGTAACATTTGTCAGTTGATTGCTCTTTTAGAAGCCTGATAAATGTTTCTGGAGCGAGTACAGCAGTATAGCTAAGTCGTTAGCTGCTAAGTTAGCCTGCCTCCACCGCCCCAATGAAAGAGTACAAAGTTGTCGTGCTGGGCAGCGGCGGCGTCGGCAAGTCCGCGCTGACCGTCCAGTTTGTCACCGGCACCTTCATCGAGAAATACGACCCTACCATCGAGGACTTCTACCGCAAAGAGATCGAGGTGGACTCGTCGCCCTCCGTGCTGGAGATCCTGGACACGGCGGGGACGGAGCAGTTCGCCTCCATGAGGGATCTGTACATAAAGAACGGGCAGGGGTTCATCCTGGTCTACAGCCTGGTCAACCAGCAGTCATTTCAGGTACCTGTGTGTGGCAGGACACTAAACCACGCAGACACGTGGAAACATTTCATAGCTATAGGCATTTGTGATTCACTCAACGCATATAGTCAGTGTTGCTAATCTGAGCCCAGCACCATCCACATCTAACTTTACAACTCAAAACCATAATTTGGCCAAAAACTGCATAAATATAATCTAGCATCTCTCTCTACATTaggctgcaactaacgattattttctcaattaatcgaTTGGTCATTTAGTCTGAAAAATGGCACAAAATTGAGTTTCCCAGAGCATAAAATGATGTGTTCAAACGTCTTGTTATATCCGATCAGCTGTCCAAAACTCAAAGTAGTTTTATTGACCATCATGTGGCCTGAAAAGGCATCAGATCTTCACactggagaagctgaaaccagcaaatattgggaatttttgtttgttaaatggCTGAACCGGATAATTGATTGCAATTTTTTTTCCGAATCAGAATgagttttattggccaagtttttGCAtgcaaacaaggaatttgactccggtttttctttgctctcagcCAGTACAGAACAATTCAGTGCTTTATTAATCTTATGATAATATGATGCTGTCACTGTAAATTGGCAATTGACAtaattatataagcagttttGTTGTACTTGGTATAttgcaaaacaataaatgatTACATACTTCAATGTATTTATAACTTTAGAACTTTTAAACTAGAAAGTAGTTCTAAAAGGAAGATGTATTATGGGGCTTAACGTCTACATTATTTGTATGTCTGCATTTCCTtttttgcattgtgtttttggAAAGAGAAATCATcagtctgtatgtgtatgtaagcatgtttctgacttttttgCTTATACTTGGTTCCACTGTTGTTAGTTTTACCACTGATAAGACTTTCTTTGTAGTGGAACTGGGACACAAATTTAGTGTTATACTACTCCTGTTTTCAGGACATCAGACCGATGCGAGACCAAATAGTGCGAGTGAAGCGCTTTGAGAAGGTGCCGTTGATCCTGGTTGGGAACAAAGTCGACCTGGAGTCTGAACGTGAGGTTGCCGGGTCGGACGGACGAGCTCTGGCTCAAGAGTGGGGCTGCCCTTTTATTGAAACTTCTGCTAAGAGCAAGACCATGGTGGACGAGCTGTTTGCAGAGATCGTCCGACAGATGAATTATTCCACGCTGCCGGAGAAGCAGGAACAGTGCTGCACCGCCTGCGTGGTACAGTGAGGAAGAGGTATGAGGGCTTGCATCCATTCCCATCTTCTTTAGTCAGGCTGCATTCATACTTGGGTTGCTCCAAAGAGCTCACAAGCACAGCACAGTTGGCCACTCACTAATTttacaaaatgtgataaaatgtcTCTGCAGTGCCTGTGTAAAAATGGTTCACGAGCTGAGGAGAAATGTGACACATGGATGACTGTGGCGTTTCAGTGCAgtgtgagggagaggaaaaattCGGCTGGAAGTGCGAAAGATGAGTGGGCGGTGCTGCACCGCGCAAACTGTTGGTTTAGTTTGTTATCATAAGATCGCAGAAAGTATGCGCCACGAAGAACACAACTGTCTGAGCAGCTCAGGGtctggagaggaaaaagaccCCGAAGAGCAAGAGGCTAATGAAGCAGACAGTCCTGTGAGCCCAGCTGTAGACAGAGGAAAATGTAACATCCtgaaaaagaaattatgttCCAAAACAGGAAGTTCACTTTAGATGCTGTCAGAGATGTTGCCTATGTGAACCACTTCCAGCACAGATGCCAGTTTTGGCTGTGTAAACCTGTTGTATTGATcgcttgttttgtatttttctttctctctctctctctctctctctctctctcttttttgtttaataGATGTGCCGTTTGTCTGGATCACCACAAGCATTTTGATGGACCTTGAGACAACCTGACTTTGACCCTATTGACAAAAACTTACCACTGCTGGTAAAGTTTCTGTTCACGGTGGTTTCTGACTGTCGATCACAGAGCATCTGACAGGAAAGACGTCAGTCCTATTTTTGATATCATAACTGTTAGAAGACGTTTCTGCTGCAACCTTAACGGCCTTTGCAATGACCCAGAAtggagtcagacagacagacttggCCACCTGTgaaaatttctttttcttttttttccctttttagtCAGAGGTATACCAGAAATAATAAGCAGGAGTGTTTGTGAGGTTGCAGCTTCTTTCTAAAGCTGCTTTAATCACTATTATATACTTTATTATTACTTGTATTATGTCTGAAGTTTGGAATTTGACAAAGTATTTCATAATATtgaaacattttgacttttaagCGTGCATACTTCGACCAGTTTGCTGCCCAGGTGTACTGCTTGCTTTATACTGAAAATCTTGTCAACTGACACAAACCACAGCAGTATGTATTATGAGTTTCTTAACTTCAGGAAACTCAGACAGGATGTACGACTTTGTGTATTAAACGGTCACTTTATCCAGCACTCTGCTCCACTGCCCTGTGGTTCTAAAATTGACCATTTTTCTTATTGCAGTAGCCTGAAGTAGCTAAACTCCTCTGAAAACATGGATGCTCAAAATTGAAAATGTTCCTACTAAATCAACTTGAAGTGATAAGAACGAgccattttactgtttttagcCTGAATTCTGTCAGTCTCTCTACGAGGCACGAACCGCGTGGACGCAGGTCttccattttcagttttcccGAGGAGTCTCTGTAGGAGAATGATTTTGGAACGACCAAAGGAAGCTCACATTGCATATTTGTGTTTGACTACATGATGTGTGTTGCTTTAAATCTGGGAGACGCTGATTTCTTGTCATTAAATAACTCCCGCTGCAATGTGGTTTGATAAAAGTTCTGGCACACTTAATCAGATTTAACTTTGTAATGTTCTTTTTCTTATAGTAACCTATTTATTAAAAACTAATGACATGGGTAGccagttttaaacttttaattttATACTAGTTCTTGCTTTTTGTGACTTTTCACAATTCATggtatatttgttttttgtttgttttttttgcttt
Coding sequences:
- the rap2c gene encoding ras-related protein Rap-2c; the protein is MKEYKVVVLGSGGVGKSALTVQFVTGTFIEKYDPTIEDFYRKEIEVDSSPSVLEILDTAGTEQFASMRDLYIKNGQGFILVYSLVNQQSFQDIRPMRDQIVRVKRFEKVPLILVGNKVDLESEREVAGSDGRALAQEWGCPFIETSAKSKTMVDELFAEIVRQMNYSTLPEKQEQCCTACVVQ